From one Solanum stenotomum isolate F172 chromosome 12, ASM1918654v1, whole genome shotgun sequence genomic stretch:
- the LOC125849328 gene encoding AT-hook motif nuclear-localized protein 10-like, with product MSFVDSNGVHASMQHLVSSDGATTPYYPIMPPISSPPPTTEIYQVPTPGITVPLPDLSVITIPNSIEPVKRKRGRPRKYAPDGSANSGIVSPPSAAQSGGGVSPTEGGDVPLRKKGRGRPPGSGRKQQLGDLGSAGAGTGFKPHIITVQAGEDVWAKLMSFSQSTSQAVCIMSANGSISNVTLQQAAMSVGNVTYEGQFEILSLSGHFLPSESGGERIRTGGLSVLLAGPDGHALGGGVAGVLTAASAVQVIVGSFGMQGQKQLKLDHSDGFGVPSLLHPPGSTAAKSPSSLGTVSESSGEPVSPHNQLGETSNISTPVVANNFPW from the exons ATGTCTTTTGTTGATTCCAATGGAGTTCACGCATCAATGCAGCACTTGGTATCATCCGATGGTGCTACGACGCCCTACTACCCTATCATGCCGCCGATTTCATCTCCACCTCCGACGACGGAGATTTATCAAGTTCCCACCCCCGGCATTACCGTTCCCCTTCCCGATCTATCAGTGATAACAATCCCTAATTCAATTGAGCCGGTTAAGAGGAAGCGGGGAAGGCCGAGGAAGTATGCTCCCGATGGTTCTGCCAACTCGGGGATAGTCTCTCCTCCGTCGGCGGCGCAGTCTGGCGGTGGAGTTTCGCCTACGGAGGGAGGAGATGTACCTTTGCGGAAAAAAGGAAGGGGGAGACCACCTGGTTCTGGGAGGAAACAGCAATTGGGTGATTTAG GATCAGCAGGTGCAGGGACTGGATTCAAACCACATATTATCACAGTACAAGCAGGGGAG GATGTATGGGCAAAACTAATGTCATTCTCTCAAAGTACCTCTCAAGCTGTCTGCATCATGTCAGCTAATGGCTCCATATCTAATGTGACACTTCAGCAAGCAGCAATGTCTGTTGGAAATGTAACATATGAG GGACAGTTTGAGATCCTGTCTCTGTCTGGTCACTTTTTACCATCAGAATCTGGTGGCGAGCGCATCAGGACAGGTGGTTTGAGTGTGTTACTAGCTGGACCAGATGGCCATGCTCTAGGTGGTGGTGTGGCAGGAGTTCTTACTGCTGCATCGGCTGTACAG GTTATTGTAGGCAGTTTTGGTATGCAAGGTCAAAAGCAGTTGAAATTGGATCATTCTGATGGTTTTGGCGTGCCATCCTTGCTGCACCCCCCTGGATCAACAGCGGCTAAAAGTCCATCGTCACTTGGAACTGTAAGCGAGTCCAGTGGTGAGCCTGTGAGCCCTCATAATCAGCTTGGTGAAACTTCGAATATTAGCACTCCTGTAGTTGCTAATAACTTTCCCTGGTGA